A stretch of DNA from Coccidioides posadasii str. Silveira chromosome 1, complete sequence:
GCCGCAATCCGACGCCCAAAGGTAAGCTGTTGCGTCTAGGGAATACAGCAGGCGACCCTTTAGCTACTGCTTTCTTAGCGCATTACCTACTAACGCTTCAAAGGAAATCGCATGTTTCTCCTACGACGATGACCATAATTTCCTCCTTGATGAGTCGTCCCTCCGTTATTACTATCCTCCTCGCCTACCCGTGGACCTGAACGGTGGGTTCGAAACCTTCAAAAAGCTCGACGATTCGGCAGATGAACATCTGGATGCGCTACTCGACACCATTATCGCACTAGAGAAGAGCACAGGTGCGAAGTGCGAGGCCGATGTGATAACATGGAGGGGCATGATGACCAAGGTTTGTGAGCTGCTCTGCGAGAATGCATACAACAGCAAGTCTATCGAACGAGAGTGCTGATTCTGATATGGAAGTTAATGACTGCTTCATTTGACAATTGGAACGGGTAATATCATATGTTCCCAGCTATTTCAGAGGCTTGCAAGCTCGGACGCTAAGTGTTGAGAGATTTACAGCTTCGAAATGAATGCTACATACTATCAAGTGGGCAAAATGATTCCCGCATGCTACCCTAGATCATGATTGGGACTGACGATTTATTCATTAAAAAGGGCTCTATGTAAGTTGCACCCGGTTTACCATAGTTCTTTGGCAATTATCAGGGTGTTCTTTGGCATTCGTCTCACGGTGGCTCAGCTTTATCGAAGAGAACAACGAATACAAGAATGCTCAGAAAAAGATACAACTAGAGCAAAGAATGCCACCGGGGGCTCCCTCTCAGGACAGGATGATGTACTGGGGTAGGCTATTTTCCAATGCCAAACGTCTTTCCGAGTCCACATTGACCAACAATGCGGTTAGGTTATAAGTTTGAAACTTTATCGCTCATTGATGAGCCCTGGGACGCCGTGTCACGGGAAACGATCGAGTCGCGAGAACACAAGATTGTGAACAATAATTCCCAATATTGCTCTGTCGTACGTACCGGTATAGGAGGCGTGAAATTGGTCATCGGCGGTGAAGTCGATGCAGGTGAGCTGGTTACTGACCTCCCAGACCCTGTGGGAGCACACGCTCACTAATTCATAACAGTATGGGATTGCAAACCGGACAGAAAAGATGATCCAATAAATTGGGTAGAACTGAAAACATCTGCGGAGATTCGCAATGATAGAGACATGCTAAAATTTGAACGGAAGCTTCTCAAATTTTGGGCGCAATCATTCCTTCTTGGAGTCCCCAAGATAGTTGTTGGGTTTCGAAATGAGCACGGCATTCTGCAACGACTTGAAGAATTTCAAACTCACGAGATTCCCGGATTTGTCAAGAGGCAAGGAAGAGGTAACTGGGATGGAAACATCTGCATCAATTTCACGGCTCAACTACTTGAATGTGAGTTTCTTTGTCCCCATATCGCAAGAGTTTAAGCTCAAAATGTTAATTGAAACTAATGGCATAAGGGATTCGGGGTATAATTAACACCGAAGGTATGTGGAGGATAAGGAGAGTGGAGAAAGCTCC
This window harbors:
- the RAI1 gene encoding decapping endonuclease targeting mRNA (EggNog:ENOG410PIR0~COG:L~BUSCO:8369at33183), whose protein sequence is MNSHTFDIHPLQRFAGSNAAIRRPKEIACFSYDDDHNFLLDESSLRYYYPPRLPVDLNGGFETFKKLDDSADEHLDALLDTIIALEKSTGAKCEADVITWRGMMTKLMTASFDNWNGFEMNATYYQGSIFIEENNEYKNAQKKIQLEQRMPPGAPSQDRMMYWGYKFETLSLIDEPWDAVSRETIESREHKIVNNNSQYCSVVRTGIGGVKLVIGGEVDAVWDCKPDRKDDPINWVELKTSAEIRNDRDMLKFERKLLKFWAQSFLLGVPKIVVGFRNEHGILQRLEEFQTHEIPGFVKRQGRGNWDGNICINFTAQLLEWIRGIINTEGMWRIRRVEKAPVIEVFKLEDSGHGGILSDAFIEWRSRN